The proteins below are encoded in one region of Phyllopteryx taeniolatus isolate TA_2022b chromosome 11, UOR_Ptae_1.2, whole genome shotgun sequence:
- the shld2 gene encoding shieldin complex subunit 2 isoform X2, translated as MCERPKIHAFLGAPPPSPDDDGGTRRERPPCRRRLELTWREGRLVAAAEEEGIQEDKRSHKESSASTSHRSAESPQRSQDQRVVPLHQDSHFPADRPEAQLSLLSRYLSTWTPSRGLILRGVGSIRCGPETPPRHAQTSPTCSSGTPELFSPPTCSADGSDELFSALRHSSDVSGKLNSRASLSPEGSGGPSRVARQVEQGGVVLEATAHGVLCSQEADDHISWPGSKRARLCEAVGCDADGPDADAGDVDGTGEDRYRSSTTLLVQCTEATTRYRVLVAVVHPCQLKEIKVKRGPSAGSLVPLASLVVTDQSGVDMTVLLWRRAAFWAAAVGAGDVVFITGLQPSEDTWREEKILQSTFSSKLLNLGHISAPSCPPGGQHVAAGSVSALCDFLGARRPLLSSTPRRPPQDLRRLPYAPLWQCRVNTLVHALLRVKHAYISKEWRAEAESCRRSALEPHAVASVEGTGGQRGALLLWGSALDWLPRFRTHQDAVWDVRFLLVREGSNTDLPELHTTPWSAARRADGADRRLSGFLRPSGSGVEMDVDTLLSQQYSGDKLTVLVLVLFLTNGHLYIAYVFGPVASDLSRLIWGERRGYGLDWTGRQPIAGYIQRDDKLVVCQCRARKSRLLSGDALLRVQVLTFRFQPSHDAPQASLDRASPRSAILAALSGDVTYSGCGRCSAELDADGNGIYGPCYPCLPASAVRRYYRPAVLTVSGQGAVRVCVQVPAVAVQKILDVPPDRLLRNAAAGSDVKYVQVAAERLHDLLRLPGKSVVIAVRSLFLCDENSAPVSQELTLLDLRVPPDT; from the exons aagaagaaggcatCCAGGAGGACAAACGCTCACATAAGGAGTCTTCAGCCTCAACAAGTCATCGAAGCGCAGAGTCGCCGCAACGCTCACAAGACCAGCGAGTGGTCCCCCTTCACCAGGACTCTCATTTCCCTGCCGATCGACCGGAAGCGCAGTTGTCCCTCCTGAGCCGGTACCTCTCCACCTGGACTCCGAGCCGAGGCTTAATCCTCAGAGGCGTCGGATCGATTCGCTGCGGCCCCGAGACCCCGCCCAGACACGCGCAAACGTCACCGACTTGCTCATCCGGCACACCGGAGCTCTTCAGTCCGCCGACCTGTTCTGCTGACGGTTCCGACGAGCTCTTTAGCGCTTTGAGACACTCTTCTGACGTTTCTGGCAAGCTTAACAGTCGGGCGAGCCTCTCTCCCGAAGGTTCAGGCGGGCCCTCTCGTGTGGCCAGGCAGGTGGAGCAAGGAGGTGTAGTCCTGGAGGCCACGGCACACGGCGTGCTGTGCTCGCAGGAGGCAGACGATCACATCTCGTGGCCCGGTTCAAAAAGAGCTCGACTCTGCGAGGCCGTCGGCTGCGATGCAGACGGCCCGGATGCGGACGCTGGCGATGTAGACGGCACGGGTGAGGACCGGTATCGTTCTTCCACAACACTTCTGGTCCAGTGCACTGAAGCGACGACTCGCTATCGGGTTCTGGTTGCCGTGGTTCATCCCTGTCAACTGAAGGAAATCAAG GTGAAACGCGGACCCTCTGCCGGGTCCTTGGTGCCCCTGGCCAGCCTGGTGGTGACGGACCAATCGGGCGTGGACATGACGGTGCTGCTGTGGCGACGGGCGGCGTTCTGGGCGGCCGCCGTCGGCGCTGGAGATGTTGTCTTCATCACAG GCCTGCAGCCGAGCGAGGACACCTGGAGGGAAGAGAAGATACTGCAGTCCACCTTCAGCAGCAAACTGCTCAACTTGGGTCATATCAGTGCCCCCAGCTGCCCCCCAG GTGGTCAGCATGTAGCTGCTGGCTCCGTCTCTGCTCTCTGTGACTTCCTTGGAGCGCGGCGCCCCCTGCTCTCGTCCACGCCCCGTCGCCCCCCTCAGGATCTGAGGCGTCTGCCGTACGCCCCCCTGTGGCAATGCAGGGTCAACACGCTGGTCCACGCCCTACTGCGTGTCAAACACGCATACATCAGCAAGG AGTGGCGAGCGGAGGCGGAGTCTTGCCGCAGGTCCGCTCTGGAGCCTCACGCGGTGGCGAGCGTGGAGGGGACCGGCGGCCAACGGGGGGCGCTGCTGCTGTGGGGTTCAGCTCTGGACTGGCTTCCACGCTTCAGGACTCATCAAG ACGCCGTGTGGGACGTCCGCTTCCTCCTGGTTAGGGAGGGCTCGAACACCGACCTCCCCGAGCTTCACACCACCCCCTGGAGCGCCGCCCGCCGAGCGGACGGCGCCGACCGCCGGCTCAGCGGCTTCCTGCGTCCGAGCGGAAGCGGCGTGGAGATGGATGTGGACACGCTGCTGTCACAGCAATACTCGGGTGATAAGTTGACCGTGCTCGTGCTCGTGCTCTTCCTGACAAATGGACATCTGTACATTGCATACGTTTTCGGACCGGTCGCGAGTGACCTATCCCGGCTgatttggggcgagaggcggggataCGGCCTggactggactggtcgccagccgatcgcagggtacatacagaGAGACGACAAACTGGTCGTCTGTCAATGTCGGGCAAGGAAGTCCCGACTTTTGTCTG GTGACGCGCTGCTCAGAGTGCAGGTCCTCACCTTCCGCTTCCAGCCCTCTCACGATGCGCCGCAGGCGAGCCTGGACCGCGCCTCGCCGCGCTCGGCCATCCTGGCGGCGCTGAGCGGAGACGTGACGTATTCGGGCTGTGGCCGGTGCTCTGCCGAGCTCGACGCCGACGGCAATGGAATTTACGGTCCGTGCTACCCGTGCCTGCCCGCCAGTGCCGTACGCCGCTACTACAG GCCGGCCGTGCTGACGGTGAGCGGGCAGGGCGCCGTGCGCGTGTGCGTTCAGGTTCCCGCTGTCGCCGTGCAGAAGATTCTGGACGTGCCGCCCGATAGGCTGCTGAGGAACGCAG CCGCAGGCTCTGACGTCAAGTACGTCCAGGTGGCGGCAGAGAGGCTCCACGACCTCCTGCGGCTTCCCGGGAAAAGCGTGGTCATCGCCGTCCGCAGCCTCTTCCTGTGTGACGAGAACAGCGCCCCCGTCAGTCAAGAGTTAACGCTGCTCGACCTGCGCGTTCCCCCCGACACGTGA